A portion of the Amia ocellicauda isolate fAmiCal2 chromosome 22, fAmiCal2.hap1, whole genome shotgun sequence genome contains these proteins:
- the LOC136718364 gene encoding elongation factor 2b has translation MVNFTVDQIRAIMDKKSNIRNMSVIAHVDHGKSTLTDSLVSKAGIIASSRAGETRFTDTRKDEQERCITIKSTAISMYYELCENDMAFIKQCKDGFGFLINLIDSPGHVDFSSEVTAALRVTDGALVVVDCVSGVCVQTETVLRQAIAERIKPVLMMNKMDRALLELQLEPEELYQTFQRIVENVNVIISTYGEDEGGPMGNIMIDPVIGTVGFGSGLHGWAFTLKQFAEMYVAKFAAKGDAQLGPSERARKVEEMMKKLWGDRFFDPSNGKFSKSANTPDGKKLPRTFAQLILDPIFKVFDAIMNFKKDETAKLIEKLDIKLDVEDKEKEGKPLLKAVMRRWLPAGEALLQMITIHLPSPVTAQRYRCELLYEGPGDDDAAMGIKNCDPKAPLMMYISKMVPTTDKGRFYAFGRVFSGCVSTGLKVRIMGPNYTPGKKEDLYLKPIQRTILMMGRYVEPIEDVPCGNIVGLVGVDQYLVKTGTITTYEQAHNMRVMKFSVSPVVRVAVEAKNPADLPKLVEGLKRLAKSDPMVQCIIEESGEHIIAGAGELHLEICLKDLEEDHACIPLKKSDPVVSYRETVSEESNQMCLSKSPNKHNRLYMRARPFPDGLAEDIEKGDVSSRQELKARARYLADKYEWDVTEARKIWCFGPDGTGPNMLVDVTKGVQYLNEIKDSVVAGFQWATKEGALCEENMRAIRFDIHDVTLHTDAIHRGGGQIIPTARRVLYACQLTAEPRLMEPVYLVEIQCPEQVVGGIYGVLNRKRGHVFEESQVTGTPMFIVKAFLPVNESFGFTADLRSNTGGQAFPQCVFDHWQILPGDPSDPSTKPAQVVTDTRKRKGLKEGIPALDNYLDKL, from the exons ATG GTGAACTTCACAGTGGACCAGATCCGTGCCATCATGGACAAAAAGTCCAACATCCGTAACATGTCTGTGATTGCGCACGTCGACCACGGCAAATCCACGCTGACCGACTCGTTGGTGTCCAAGGCTGGCATCATTGCCTCGTCCCGCGCCGGAGAGACCCGCTTCACCGACACCCGCAAGGATGAGCAGGAGCGCTGCATCACCATCAAGTCTAC TGCCATCTCCATGTACTATGAGCTGTGCGAGAACGACATGGCCTTCATCAAGCAGTGCAAGGATGGCTTCGGCTTCCTCATCAACCTGATAGACTCCCCCGGCCACGTGGACTTCTCCTCGGAGGTGACTGCCGCGCTCCGTGTGACGGACGGCGCTCTGGTGGTGGTGGACTGCGTGTctggcgtgtgtgtgcagactgaGACCGTGCTGCGTCAGGCCATCGCCGAGCGCATCAAGCCGGTGCTGATGATGAACAAGATGGACCGTGCCCTGCTGGAGCTGCAGCTAGAGCCTGAGGAGTTGTACCAGACCTTCCAGCGCATTGTGGAGAACGTCAACGTCATCATCTCCACCTACGGGGAGGACGAGGGCGGGCCCATGGGCAACATCATG ATTGACCCAGTGATCGGTACTGTGGGGTTTGGCTCAGGTCTGCACGGCTGGGCCTTCACCCTGAAGCAGTTTGCCGAGATGTATGTTGCCAAGTTCGCTGCCAAGGGTGACGCGCAGCTGGGACCATCTGAGAGGGCCAGGAAGGTGGAGGAGATGATGAAGAAGCTGTGGGGAGACAG GTTTTTTGACCCCTCCAACGGCAAGTTCAGCAAGTCTGCCAACACCCCAGATGGCAAGAAGCTGCCACGTACCTTTGCCCAGCTCATCCTGGACCCCATCTTCAAG GTGTTCGACGCCATCATGAATTTCAAGAAGGACGAGACTGCCAAGCTGATCGAGAAGCTGGACATCAAGCTGGACGTGGAGGACAAGGAGAAGGAGGGCAAGCCTCTGCTGAAGGCGGTGATGCGCCGCTGGCTGCCCGCCGGTGAGGCCCTGCTTCAGATGATCACCATCCACCTGCCCTCGCCCGTCACCGCCCAGAGGTACCGCTGCGAGCTGCTGTACGAGGGACCCGGAGATGATGATGCCGCCATGG GTATTAAGAACTGTGACCCCAAGGCCCCCTTGATGATGTACATCTCCAAGATGGTGCCAACCACGGATAAGGGCCGCTTCTATGCCTTCGGACGCGTCTTCTCTGGCTGTGTGTCCACCGGCCTCAAGGTGCGCATCATGGGACCAAACTACACCCCCGGCAAGAAGGAGGACCTCTACCTCAAACCCATTCAGAG GACCATCCTGATGATGGGGCGCTATGTGGAGCCCATCGAGGATGTGCCCTGCGGAAACATCGTGGGGCTGGTGGGAGTGGACCAATACCTGGTGAAGACCGGCACCATCACCACCTACGAGCAGGCGCACAACATGCGTGTCATGAAGTTCAGTGTGAGCCCCGTGGTACGTGTGGCGGTGGAAGCCAAGAACCCCGCCGATCTGCCCAAGCTGGTGGAGGGTCTGAAGCGTCTGGCTAAGTCTGACCCCATGGTGCAGTGCATCATTGAGGAGTCTGGTGAGCACATCATTGCCGGTGCTGGAGAGCTGCATCTGGAGATCTGCCTGAAGGATCTGGAGGAGGACCACGCCTGCATCCCACTGAAG AAATCTGACCCGGTGGTGTCCTACAGGGAGACGGTGAGTGAGGAGTCCAACCAGATGTGCCTGTCCAAGTCCCCCAACAAGCACAACCGCCTGTACATGCGCGCCCGCCCCTTCCCCGACGGCCTGGCCGAGGACATCGAGAAGGGCGACGTCTCCTCCCGACAGGAGCTCAAGGCCCGTGCTCGCTACCTGGCTGACAAGTACGAGTGGGACGTGACCGAGGCCCGTAAGATCTGGTGCTTTGGCCCTGATGGTACCGGGCCCAACATGCTGGTGGACGTGACCAAGGGAGTGCAGTACCTGAACGAGATCAAGGATAGCGTGGTGGCTGGCTTCCAGTGGGCGACCAAGGAG GGTGCCCTGTGCGAGGAGAACATGCGTGCCATTCGCTTTGACATCCACGATGTGACGCTGCACACGGACGCCATCCACCGTGGTGGTGGCCAGATCATCCCCACGGCACGCCGCGTGCTGTACGCCTGCCAGCTCACTGCCGAGCCCCGCCTCATGGAGCCCGTCTACCTGGTGGAGATCCAG TGCCCGGAGCAGGTGGTGGGTGGCATCTATGGTGTACTGAACAGGAAGCGAGGGCACGTGTTCGAGGAGTCCCAGGTGACTGGCACACCCATGTTCATCGTCAAGGCCTTCCTGCCCGTCAACGAGTCCTTCG GCTTCACTGCTGACCTGCGCTCCAACACCGGTGGCCAGGCCTTCCCGCAGTGCGTGTTCGACCACTGGCAGATCCTGCCCGGAGACCCCAGCGACCCCAGCACCAAGCCGGCCCAGGTGGTGACCGACACCCGCAAGCGCAAGGGGCTGAAGGAGGGTATCCCTGCCCTGGACAACTACCTGGACAAACTGTAG